In Leptospira harrisiae, a genomic segment contains:
- a CDS encoding lipoate--protein ligase family protein, protein MNSKVFFFPEIPPRSPYYNLAIEEAIALKLVSEGITAGVRLWKNPDSIILGLSENPFRNIKEEVVVRYETVARSIGFHKKPKPNFCYIARRASGGGTVFHSLTGNINYSLYFNLDMRKDLFPVKDSYDILLGIVAKSLGKQNIQCFPKGKSDLVLEKNGIFKKISGNAQFRKRNCIVQHGTLILEDQLIERVAEVLHHPPEEPEYRKERGHKDFLTSLPDFFSENIWAKDLIREVFSYLGEPGPETPEDFSKISFFGPDFSTFRKHVLQESESIRKKKYQNPEYTLHREIPT, encoded by the coding sequence GTGAATTCTAAAGTTTTCTTTTTCCCGGAAATTCCACCCCGGTCACCTTACTATAATTTGGCGATTGAAGAGGCTATAGCTTTAAAATTGGTTTCCGAAGGTATTACGGCTGGAGTTCGGCTTTGGAAAAATCCAGATTCCATCATTTTAGGTCTCTCAGAAAACCCATTTCGTAACATTAAGGAAGAAGTCGTGGTTCGGTATGAAACCGTTGCCCGGAGCATTGGTTTTCATAAAAAACCTAAACCTAATTTTTGTTATATTGCAAGAAGGGCCTCTGGTGGCGGAACTGTCTTCCATTCTCTTACAGGAAATATCAATTATTCACTTTATTTCAATTTAGATATGAGAAAGGATCTTTTCCCTGTTAAAGATTCCTATGATATCCTGCTTGGGATTGTGGCAAAATCTTTGGGAAAACAAAACATTCAATGTTTTCCAAAGGGAAAATCTGATTTGGTTTTAGAAAAAAATGGAATTTTTAAAAAAATTTCAGGCAACGCACAATTTCGAAAACGGAATTGTATTGTCCAACATGGGACACTCATTTTAGAAGACCAATTAATTGAACGTGTGGCAGAAGTCCTCCACCACCCTCCCGAAGAACCCGAGTATCGCAAAGAAAGAGGGCACAAAGATTTTCTCACATCTCTACCTGATTTTTTTTCAGAAAATATTTGGGCGAAGGATCTCATTCGAGAAGTTTTTTCTTATTTAGGAGAACCAGGGCCGGAAACACCTGAAGATTTTTCAAAAATTTCCTTCTTTGGCCCCGACTTTTCTACTTTTCGGAAACACGTGCTCCAAGAATCTGAATCTATTCGCAAGAAGAAATACCAAAATCCAGAATATACACTTCACAGAGAAATTCCCACATGA
- a CDS encoding rhomboid family intramembrane serine protease, with product MASRYPGYELRFGPSMVPVVRTLIIINAVLFLLQMITKLAFHSPILELYFGLTPELVFSGWIWQLLSYAFLHGSFLHILFNMLSLWMFGSELAEIWGERAFLKFYLFTAFLGGVGTVVAHFFGIPQGLVVGASASIYGLLVAYAMTWPNRELLVFLIFPMRAKYFVMIVMLMVLFAQGERVAHFAHLGGAIGGFFLMKVYTGWKKKVSSLPTWSLSRYLQKRRFMRYQEEMAKRENAKTKVDELLEKISKNGMDSLSRSERKFLNEASQKYFNE from the coding sequence ATGGCCTCTCGTTACCCAGGATATGAACTCCGATTTGGACCCTCAATGGTTCCCGTTGTACGCACTCTCATCATCATCAACGCAGTATTATTCCTTCTGCAGATGATAACGAAACTGGCTTTCCATTCTCCCATTTTGGAACTTTACTTCGGCCTCACCCCGGAACTGGTTTTCTCCGGTTGGATTTGGCAGCTCCTAAGTTATGCCTTCCTCCACGGGAGTTTTCTACACATTCTTTTTAATATGCTGAGCCTTTGGATGTTTGGTTCAGAACTTGCGGAAATCTGGGGTGAACGTGCTTTTTTAAAATTTTATCTTTTCACAGCATTCCTGGGAGGGGTTGGCACAGTGGTTGCCCATTTTTTTGGCATCCCCCAGGGTCTTGTGGTAGGGGCAAGTGCGAGTATCTATGGTTTACTCGTTGCCTATGCAATGACTTGGCCGAACCGCGAACTTCTAGTTTTTCTGATTTTTCCCATGAGAGCCAAATACTTTGTGATGATAGTGATGCTCATGGTACTTTTTGCCCAAGGGGAAAGGGTGGCGCATTTTGCGCATTTAGGCGGAGCCATTGGAGGATTTTTCTTAATGAAAGTTTACACTGGCTGGAAAAAGAAAGTGAGTTCCCTTCCGACTTGGTCTCTTTCTCGTTACTTACAAAAACGTAGATTTATGCGATACCAAGAGGAAATGGCAAAAAGGGAAAATGCAAAAACAAAGGTGGACGAACTTTTAGAAAAAATTTCCAAAAATGGGATGGATTCCCTCTCCCGTAGTGAAAGAAAATTTTTAAACGAAGCTTCACAGAAATACTTCAACGAGTGA
- a CDS encoding MBL fold metallo-hydrolase has translation MIVQLYGVRGSIASPLRNQDYRKKIIDILDLYRQSGAGVSADEFWQDLPYHLKFVTGSDTTCVSVTDDDGEIFVLDMGTGLRNLGDELVSEYFSNKLKRTVSFFITHTHWDHIQGLPFFKPIYFPDFLLNFYSPYSDLESRLQKQQEPEFFPVPLDGTGSAKDFKLFFPGDVLEFGSGMKVECYPLKHPGGSFAYKFTNRAGKIFIFATDAEFTGADMDLIHESYPFFADADLLILDTQYTLDESFSKFDWGHTAYTMSVNCATSWRVKNLVLTHHEPSYSDEKIYEIYNDAKLHKEQLGEKKLKIHLAREGLRFHL, from the coding sequence GTGATTGTGCAACTCTACGGAGTCCGCGGCTCCATAGCGAGTCCCCTCCGAAACCAAGACTACCGCAAAAAAATTATCGATATTCTAGACCTCTATCGGCAATCGGGGGCTGGCGTTTCGGCAGATGAATTTTGGCAAGACCTTCCCTACCATCTCAAATTTGTCACGGGATCGGACACAACCTGCGTTTCTGTCACAGACGATGATGGAGAAATTTTTGTTTTGGATATGGGGACTGGACTTAGGAATTTGGGGGACGAACTTGTTTCTGAATACTTTTCCAATAAGTTAAAAAGGACAGTCTCTTTCTTTATCACACATACGCACTGGGACCATATCCAGGGACTTCCTTTTTTTAAACCCATTTATTTCCCTGATTTTCTTTTGAATTTTTATTCTCCTTATTCCGATTTGGAATCGCGTTTGCAAAAACAACAAGAGCCAGAGTTCTTTCCAGTTCCCTTGGATGGAACAGGCTCTGCAAAAGATTTCAAATTATTCTTTCCGGGAGATGTTTTGGAGTTTGGTTCTGGGATGAAGGTAGAATGTTATCCTTTAAAACATCCAGGAGGTTCGTTTGCTTATAAGTTTACGAATAGAGCCGGTAAAATATTTATATTTGCTACGGATGCTGAGTTTACTGGAGCAGACATGGATTTAATCCATGAGAGTTATCCTTTTTTTGCTGATGCCGATCTACTCATACTCGATACTCAATACACATTAGATGAATCTTTTTCTAAGTTTGATTGGGGACATACTGCATATACAATGTCTGTGAACTGTGCAACATCTTGGAGAGTTAAAAACTTAGTGCTCACCCACCATGAGCCAAGTTACTCAGATGAAAAAATTTACGAAATTTATAATGATGCCAAACTCCATAAAGAGCAATTAGGCGAAAAAAAATTAAAAATTCATTTAGCAAGGGAAGGATTACGCTTCCACCTATAA
- a CDS encoding penicillin-binding protein 1A yields the protein MNKEKTLRITITTFFSIALLGGFFFGYILSEVNKGKELQKLASYQPTTPTKLYDSNGVLFAELYRHKQELLKYSDIPPHVIHAFLSVEDDNFFNHFGIDFLAIVRAAIKNVFAGRIVQGGSTLTQQLAKTILQQRKKTFGRKFLEALLTLQIEQEYTKEEILEIYFNLIYLGHGTTGLSSAANVYFQKDVRDLSIAEAAMLARLPKAPVTYSPFKNPKEAKQAHMVVLGLMAKNGFIPKDQVQKIHDEFWERYWPVVITQSPSRSTWGAKLNRAPYFTEWVRQILEKELGEEALYTGGLRVYTTLDVRKQEIAEEELRKGLIEQDKYAFGANFRYVGRADRGLVSLYNLFGSIFPVGVPYVTSLDDRQVFRLHLEKEMAPALELLTDFIPSENESSAVKEFQRSSLVFSSNLHVEGAIITIDHQTGYIQTMVGGSRFSPKNQFNRAMQARRQTGSAFKPFVYAAAIQNRAVGSGTGIMDAPLTTITEEGEGYSPQDISGDFRGMVPLSRALSLSLNIVSVQVLMRTGTDAVIDFASKVTKANKSRFPTGPALALGVAELTPYEMALGYSILANKGKDVIPFSVRYVLNQSGSVVYNKEKEVQETLAEEAKNGSIQIIPESTAYIIKQMLIGVAMGGTPTQALRAADKGNYKGESGGKTGSTSSYTNVWYAGFDPKYTSIVWMGFDKSSLSLGKGVTAAGVAAPIWGKMYSRWYNEGPYPAFYPNGKAEEIPADVVKGATCAFNGLSPGPNCPLTGNLFLKPITIAGRTLAVPGGRQCDGDRDHYRSMDLTDFLQRELEISDEELK from the coding sequence ATGAACAAAGAAAAAACACTTCGAATCACTATCACAACTTTCTTTAGTATTGCACTACTCGGCGGATTCTTTTTTGGATACATTCTTTCTGAGGTAAATAAAGGAAAGGAGTTACAAAAGTTGGCATCATACCAGCCAACAACTCCTACGAAACTTTATGATTCGAATGGTGTTTTGTTCGCTGAACTTTATCGCCACAAACAAGAATTATTAAAATACAGCGATATACCTCCTCATGTCATTCATGCATTTTTGTCAGTGGAAGATGATAACTTTTTCAATCACTTTGGAATCGATTTTTTAGCCATTGTTCGTGCAGCAATTAAAAACGTATTTGCTGGAAGGATTGTGCAAGGTGGGTCCACTCTTACCCAACAGTTAGCAAAGACGATTTTACAACAAAGGAAAAAGACATTTGGTCGAAAGTTTTTAGAAGCACTTCTCACTTTACAAATTGAACAAGAGTATACCAAAGAAGAAATCTTAGAAATTTATTTTAATTTAATTTATTTAGGCCATGGAACGACAGGTCTTTCCTCCGCAGCCAATGTGTATTTCCAGAAAGATGTAAGAGATTTAAGCATTGCAGAAGCGGCAATGTTAGCGAGACTTCCGAAAGCACCCGTAACCTATTCTCCGTTCAAGAATCCGAAAGAAGCAAAACAAGCCCATATGGTGGTTTTGGGACTTATGGCTAAAAATGGTTTTATTCCAAAAGACCAAGTTCAAAAAATCCACGATGAATTTTGGGAAAGATATTGGCCTGTTGTCATCACTCAATCACCATCTCGCTCTACATGGGGGGCAAAACTCAATAGAGCTCCTTACTTTACTGAGTGGGTACGTCAAATTTTGGAGAAGGAATTAGGGGAAGAGGCATTGTATACTGGTGGTCTCCGAGTATACACAACTCTTGATGTTAGAAAACAAGAGATTGCTGAAGAAGAACTTAGAAAGGGACTCATCGAACAAGATAAATATGCTTTTGGTGCAAACTTTCGTTATGTAGGTAGGGCTGACAGAGGCTTAGTTTCTTTGTATAATTTATTCGGTTCTATTTTCCCAGTGGGAGTTCCTTACGTAACTAGTTTGGATGATAGACAAGTATTTCGACTTCACTTAGAAAAAGAAATGGCCCCTGCATTAGAACTTTTGACCGATTTCATTCCTTCTGAAAACGAAAGTTCTGCAGTAAAAGAATTTCAAAGATCATCTCTTGTGTTTTCTTCCAACTTACACGTAGAAGGTGCAATAATCACAATCGACCACCAAACAGGTTATATCCAAACTATGGTGGGTGGATCCAGGTTTTCACCGAAGAATCAATTTAACCGAGCCATGCAAGCGCGACGCCAAACAGGTTCCGCATTCAAACCATTTGTTTATGCAGCAGCAATACAAAACAGAGCAGTTGGTTCTGGCACTGGAATTATGGATGCACCTCTCACTACAATCACCGAAGAAGGAGAAGGTTATTCACCTCAAGATATTTCAGGTGATTTCAGAGGAATGGTTCCACTTTCTCGTGCATTATCTCTATCATTAAATATTGTTTCTGTTCAGGTACTTATGAGAACAGGAACCGATGCAGTCATTGATTTTGCATCCAAAGTCACTAAAGCAAATAAATCGAGATTTCCGACTGGTCCTGCCCTTGCACTTGGTGTGGCCGAGCTCACTCCTTACGAAATGGCGTTGGGGTATTCCATTTTAGCAAACAAAGGAAAAGATGTAATCCCGTTTAGTGTTCGCTATGTGCTAAATCAAAGTGGTTCTGTTGTTTATAATAAAGAAAAAGAAGTTCAGGAAACACTGGCTGAAGAAGCAAAAAATGGATCCATTCAAATCATCCCTGAATCCACAGCTTATATCATTAAGCAGATGTTAATTGGGGTTGCGATGGGTGGAACACCAACACAAGCACTTCGAGCAGCAGACAAAGGAAATTATAAGGGTGAGTCCGGTGGAAAAACAGGATCCACTTCTTCTTATACGAATGTTTGGTATGCAGGTTTTGACCCAAAATACACATCCATTGTTTGGATGGGGTTTGATAAATCTTCTCTCTCTCTTGGAAAAGGTGTCACTGCCGCAGGAGTTGCCGCTCCAATTTGGGGAAAAATGTATTCTCGTTGGTACAATGAAGGCCCTTATCCTGCGTTTTATCCAAATGGAAAAGCAGAAGAAATACCTGCCGATGTTGTAAAGGGGGCCACTTGCGCTTTTAATGGACTTTCTCCAGGGCCTAACTGTCCTTTAACAGGGAATTTATTTCTAAAGCCGATTACTATTGCTGGCCGTACACTTGCAGTTCCTGGCGGACGGCAGTGTGATGGAGATCGCGATCACTACCGTTCCATGGATCTTACCGATTTTCTCCAAAGGGAGTTAGAAATTTCGGACGAGGAATTGAAATAA
- a CDS encoding tetratricopeptide repeat protein, whose translation MKKAILTILVLTLTASISAGESSFMNEDLDSLISQYDKETLTAISNELVKLASEEEGMGEFDLASGHYSRAIKIREAIGMSEHKSFASIQYLASQAHSKAGNFCEASTHAKKASEAFRHHGITKFEHKANVEYKEYARACAVVAFR comes from the coding sequence ATGAAAAAGGCAATTCTAACCATTCTAGTTTTGACACTTACTGCTTCTATTTCAGCTGGAGAGTCTTCTTTTATGAATGAAGACCTCGATTCCCTCATCAGCCAATATGACAAAGAAACGCTCACTGCCATCTCAAATGAACTTGTGAAACTTGCGAGTGAAGAAGAGGGGATGGGAGAGTTTGATTTGGCTTCCGGACATTATTCCAGAGCAATTAAAATTAGAGAAGCCATTGGGATGAGCGAACACAAAAGTTTTGCTTCTATCCAATATCTTGCAAGCCAAGCACATTCAAAAGCTGGAAACTTTTGCGAAGCTTCAACACATGCCAAAAAAGCAAGTGAAGCCTTTCGCCACCACGGAATTACAAAATTTGAACATAAAGCAAACGTAGAATACAAAGAGTATGCACGTGCTTGTGCGGTTGTGGCATTCCGATAA
- a CDS encoding MBOAT family O-acyltransferase: MLFNSIPYLILFAFTYLIYWNIPQKGRKPLLVISSLIFYAYFSFPFLFHFLLVILVNYGFSEWIFRKKDKGEKHNHLLFAIVTINLINLGFFKYFYFITGSLFSLTGYPAFKEISGSWSIFLPLAISFYTFQIIAVQVDIHRGIIEKRMSAVDYFLFILFFPQLIAGPIMRSQDFLPQLDHPTIDSDRMKKGLFLIIGGLFKKVIIAENIAPIISPIYMDPSKFDSFSIFFSVLAFAIQVYCDFSGYTDMARGSANLLGYEIPENFQGPFFSQSFRELWSRWHITLSSWLRDYIYIPLGGSKGSIFRSNVNSFITMCLGGLWHGANWAFVFWGAYLGALIWIERSLYLGRGKKKFLPDTIPFVGVIRTIVIFIIFTFSGVFFRAAARGEESMNVAYEIFKGVLTFRNTGETLSRVDELPTFIALGLMFNWFQYSNFVYEKLKPYQNILLPILSVVILLLLGIFGDGGQDFIYFQF; encoded by the coding sequence ATGTTATTTAATTCTATTCCCTATTTAATTCTTTTTGCTTTCACTTATTTAATTTACTGGAATATCCCACAAAAAGGAAGAAAACCATTACTTGTAATTTCTTCCCTTATTTTTTATGCGTATTTCAGTTTTCCTTTTCTGTTTCATTTCCTCTTGGTGATTTTAGTCAACTATGGATTTAGCGAATGGATTTTTCGTAAAAAAGACAAAGGGGAAAAACATAACCATTTACTCTTTGCCATTGTAACAATAAACCTAATCAATTTAGGTTTTTTTAAGTATTTCTATTTCATTACAGGTTCTTTATTTTCTTTGACTGGTTATCCCGCATTCAAAGAAATTTCAGGATCTTGGAGTATTTTTTTACCTCTAGCGATTAGTTTTTACACATTTCAAATCATTGCAGTGCAAGTGGACATCCACCGAGGAATCATTGAAAAAAGAATGTCCGCAGTGGACTATTTTTTATTCATTTTATTTTTCCCCCAACTGATTGCAGGACCAATCATGAGGTCTCAAGATTTTCTTCCGCAACTTGATCATCCGACCATTGATTCTGATAGAATGAAAAAAGGTTTGTTTCTGATCATTGGCGGACTTTTCAAAAAAGTGATCATTGCAGAGAACATAGCTCCTATCATCTCACCAATTTACATGGATCCTTCAAAATTCGATAGTTTTTCGATTTTTTTCAGTGTCCTTGCCTTCGCAATACAAGTGTATTGTGACTTTTCTGGATACACTGATATGGCACGTGGTTCCGCAAATTTGCTTGGGTATGAAATTCCCGAAAACTTCCAAGGACCATTTTTTTCTCAATCATTTCGAGAACTCTGGTCGAGATGGCATATCACACTTTCTTCCTGGTTGCGTGATTATATTTACATTCCACTGGGTGGCAGTAAAGGTTCTATCTTTCGTTCCAACGTAAACTCATTCATCACGATGTGTCTCGGAGGGTTATGGCATGGGGCCAATTGGGCCTTTGTGTTTTGGGGTGCCTATTTGGGAGCTCTCATATGGATTGAAAGATCATTGTATTTAGGTCGTGGGAAAAAGAAATTCCTTCCCGATACAATCCCTTTTGTGGGAGTGATCCGAACTATCGTGATCTTTATCATCTTTACCTTTTCAGGAGTTTTCTTTCGAGCTGCCGCGCGTGGTGAAGAATCGATGAATGTGGCTTACGAGATCTTTAAAGGTGTTTTGACATTCCGCAATACTGGCGAAACTTTAAGTCGTGTGGATGAACTTCCCACTTTCATTGCTTTGGGACTGATGTTTAATTGGTTCCAATATTCAAACTTTGTTTATGAAAAATTAAAACCTTACCAAAATATCCTCCTTCCCATTCTATCAGTAGTCATTCTGCTTTTACTCGGAATCTTTGGAGACGGTGGACAAGATTTTATTTATTTCCAGTTTTAA
- the sppA gene encoding signal peptide peptidase SppA: protein MPSRKPFLFVCVVLLSVLFTESCVIGNSMNLFPQSGKADFEEKLIAGRDQEKIVIISIEGMITDDSKDSFFGPPTESMVARIKESLKYAERDPDVKAVILKINSPGGTVTASDIIYQEVLKFKNRKSIPVFAGFMDTAASGAYYIAMATDAIGAHPTTVTGSVGVIMSGFNVKEGLDKIGVKDQSFTSGPNKALGSPMTEMTPEQRKILQSIIDSLYGRFFEVVKKGRPNVTETRLKEICDGRIFTAEQAKKEGMVDFIGYFDDFVYQIMQHPKFQGNRRGDPRVITYQRGKGRVDNIYQATEINKNPFSFGIADKILGTGTNAKFLYLWDL from the coding sequence ATGCCTTCAAGAAAGCCTTTTCTTTTCGTTTGCGTCGTTCTGCTTTCGGTTCTCTTTACCGAATCTTGTGTCATTGGAAACAGTATGAACCTGTTTCCGCAAAGTGGCAAGGCTGATTTCGAAGAGAAACTCATAGCCGGAAGAGATCAAGAAAAAATCGTCATCATTTCCATCGAAGGAATGATTACCGATGATTCCAAAGATTCTTTTTTTGGTCCCCCAACAGAATCAATGGTAGCTAGGATCAAAGAATCCTTAAAATACGCAGAACGTGATCCTGACGTCAAAGCAGTGATCTTAAAAATCAACTCACCGGGCGGAACCGTCACAGCTAGTGATATCATTTACCAAGAAGTCTTAAAATTTAAGAACAGAAAATCCATTCCGGTTTTTGCAGGATTTATGGATACAGCAGCTAGCGGTGCCTATTACATAGCAATGGCTACAGACGCAATTGGTGCTCACCCAACAACTGTTACAGGTTCTGTTGGAGTCATCATGTCCGGATTCAATGTAAAAGAAGGTTTGGATAAAATTGGTGTCAAAGATCAGTCATTTACATCTGGTCCAAACAAAGCACTTGGTTCCCCAATGACCGAAATGACTCCAGAACAAAGAAAAATCTTACAATCGATTATTGATAGTTTGTATGGCCGATTTTTTGAAGTAGTCAAAAAAGGGAGACCAAACGTAACAGAAACTCGCCTTAAAGAAATTTGCGATGGAAGGATCTTCACTGCAGAACAAGCAAAAAAAGAAGGGATGGTAGATTTCATCGGATACTTTGATGACTTCGTTTACCAAATTATGCAACACCCAAAATTCCAAGGAAATCGCCGAGGTGATCCAAGGGTGATTACTTATCAAAGAGGCAAAGGCCGAGTTGATAACATTTACCAAGCTACAGAAATAAATAAAAATCCGTTTTCATTCGGTATTGCTGATAAGATTTTAGGAACGGGAACCAATGCAAAATTTCTTTATCTTTGGGATCTATAA
- a CDS encoding aldose 1-epimerase — protein sequence MYQLKTKQSCFEIHPTGGGQWLGLHLLSPVDGKSVSVVSGHRAPDPFFASGSFLMFPWVNRLEPNPWAREPFYPSTHWLTDGNGIPLHGLYHNLPRHLVVEKISDGVSYVEFEMEIPTSWKGSLLSKIKVKECYQLFPSELKIIYRLTNESDTEFPFALGIHPYFRWNEDESIDDLFLIGSGFHKVKLGDYLLPEKIQKEDVVLNSEETLMGKNLDDLYASIDGNNSYIGLFSMNKKEKLIIEGGEFYQVYTPQDRRSIAIEPMTGTGNFLHFPGGNPKTIAPKTEKMIEFRIRLDRF from the coding sequence TTGTACCAACTGAAAACAAAACAGTCTTGTTTTGAAATCCACCCAACCGGTGGTGGCCAATGGCTCGGTTTGCATCTTTTATCGCCAGTGGACGGAAAATCCGTATCTGTGGTATCAGGCCACAGGGCTCCTGATCCTTTTTTTGCTTCAGGTTCTTTTTTGATGTTTCCTTGGGTGAATCGACTAGAACCGAACCCTTGGGCCCGGGAACCATTTTATCCCAGTACCCACTGGCTGACTGATGGGAACGGGATCCCTCTGCATGGCCTCTACCACAATCTACCCAGGCATCTGGTGGTAGAAAAGATCAGTGATGGGGTTTCTTATGTGGAATTTGAAATGGAAATTCCTACAAGTTGGAAAGGAAGTTTGCTTTCCAAAATCAAAGTAAAAGAATGTTACCAATTGTTTCCATCGGAGTTAAAAATCATCTACCGATTGACCAACGAATCCGATACAGAATTTCCGTTTGCATTGGGAATTCATCCTTACTTTCGATGGAATGAGGATGAATCTATCGATGATCTTTTTTTAATTGGAAGTGGGTTTCATAAAGTGAAGTTAGGAGACTATCTTTTGCCTGAAAAAATCCAGAAAGAAGATGTGGTTTTGAATTCAGAAGAAACTCTTATGGGAAAAAACTTGGATGATTTATATGCATCCATTGATGGAAATAATTCTTATATTGGTCTTTTCTCTATGAATAAAAAAGAAAAACTCATCATCGAAGGGGGTGAGTTTTATCAGGTATATACTCCACAAGATCGAAGATCTATAGCGATAGAACCTATGACAGGCACTGGGAACTTTTTACATTTCCCTGGTGGTAATCCTAAAACGATTGCACCTAAGACGGAAAAAATGATCGAATTTCGCATTCGATTGGATCGTTTTTAA
- a CDS encoding TIGR00730 family Rossman fold protein has translation MNDLAFENQSFLWGNEAGPIRILSEYLHPKAEFQEHGITDTIVVFGSARIPSPETPKQNPPSPIESLSHYYKEASEFSRLISEWADLLKKETPTRNLHICTGGGPGIMEAGNRGAREAGSKSVALNIVLPHEQHVNPYVDPELAFEFHYFFMRKLWFMKTCRGMVAFPGGFGTFDELFETLTLVQTGKKTKIPILLYGTEFWTQVINFKKLAEMRLISEEDLQLFGFADTPIDALRFFQEKIRFELTHSEGTKT, from the coding sequence ATGAATGATTTAGCCTTTGAGAATCAAAGTTTTTTATGGGGAAATGAAGCCGGCCCCATCCGTATCCTTTCCGAATACCTTCACCCTAAGGCAGAATTCCAAGAACATGGAATCACCGATACAATTGTTGTATTTGGTTCTGCACGGATTCCTTCCCCGGAAACTCCCAAACAAAATCCTCCTTCACCCATTGAATCTTTAAGTCATTATTACAAAGAAGCCAGCGAATTTTCGCGATTGATTTCCGAATGGGCTGACTTGTTAAAAAAGGAAACTCCTACTAGAAACTTACATATTTGTACTGGTGGCGGACCTGGGATCATGGAAGCCGGGAATCGGGGAGCAAGAGAGGCGGGATCCAAATCGGTCGCCCTAAACATCGTACTCCCACATGAACAACATGTGAATCCTTATGTGGATCCAGAACTTGCTTTTGAATTTCATTATTTTTTTATGAGAAAACTTTGGTTTATGAAAACTTGTAGGGGAATGGTTGCCTTTCCTGGTGGGTTTGGAACCTTTGATGAACTTTTTGAAACCTTAACTTTGGTCCAAACAGGAAAAAAAACGAAAATCCCTATCCTTTTGTATGGGACGGAGTTTTGGACTCAGGTGATCAATTTCAAAAAACTGGCAGAGATGCGATTGATTTCGGAAGAAGATCTACAATTGTTTGGGTTTGCCGACACGCCCATCGATGCACTTCGATTCTTTCAGGAAAAGATTCGTTTCGAATTGACCCATTCTGAGGGTACAAAAACATAG
- the rpmB gene encoding 50S ribosomal protein L28: MARTCVVTGKGTTAGNNVSHSHKKNRRIWKVNVITKKIFLEDENRWVRVKISTRALRTLRKKGLKVAIKDHGGDITAITPKKYVGITPKAQPAA; encoded by the coding sequence ATGGCTAGAACATGTGTAGTAACCGGAAAAGGAACGACGGCAGGGAACAATGTATCCCATTCTCATAAAAAGAACCGCCGTATCTGGAAGGTGAATGTGATCACAAAGAAAATCTTTTTAGAAGACGAGAACCGTTGGGTTCGCGTTAAGATTTCTACACGTGCTTTGCGAACTCTTCGTAAAAAAGGTTTGAAAGTGGCAATTAAAGACCACGGCGGCGATATCACTGCCATCACTCCTAAAAAATACGTAGGAATCACTCCAAAAGCACAACCAGCAGCTTAA
- the nth gene encoding endonuclease III, producing MKQSRKTPKITEVYRLLEAEFGAVETPLFFTKPYELAIAVILSAQCTDERVNTVTPELFRTFPTLESFAKAPLAAIEKKIFSTGFYKNKAKSIQGFARMVLEEFGGEIPKTMEEAIQLPGFGRKTANVVLAEIYGVVEGFVVDTHVKRLTKRLGFTKKTDPVQIEREMMKITPKEICRNLSLYLIFLGRKYCQARRTFCSACPLSALCPSFSE from the coding sequence TTGAAACAATCCAGAAAAACACCAAAAATCACCGAAGTCTACCGCCTCCTTGAGGCGGAGTTCGGTGCCGTAGAAACTCCCCTTTTTTTTACTAAACCTTACGAATTGGCAATTGCTGTCATTCTCAGTGCACAGTGTACGGACGAACGAGTCAACACAGTCACACCAGAACTCTTCCGAACCTTTCCCACTCTTGAATCATTTGCCAAAGCGCCGCTTGCGGCCATAGAGAAAAAAATCTTTTCAACCGGGTTTTATAAAAACAAAGCCAAAAGCATCCAAGGTTTTGCTCGTATGGTTCTAGAAGAATTTGGTGGTGAAATTCCAAAGACTATGGAGGAGGCCATCCAACTTCCTGGGTTTGGAAGAAAAACTGCCAATGTGGTACTCGCTGAAATTTATGGAGTGGTGGAAGGTTTTGTCGTAGATACTCATGTAAAACGACTCACCAAACGATTGGGTTTCACAAAAAAAACTGACCCCGTTCAAATTGAACGGGAAATGATGAAAATTACCCCTAAGGAGATTTGCCGAAACCTATCTCTGTACCTAATATTTCTCGGTCGTAAGTACTGCCAGGCCCGCCGGACATTTTGTTCGGCTTGTCCACTTTCTGCCCTATGTCCTTCATTTTCGGAGTAG